Genomic DNA from Streptomyces venezuelae:
TTCGCCCTCGCACCTCGTCCGGGCTCCGTCGCACAGGCCAGACGCCTGATGCGGACGCAGCTGGACGGGTGGGCGGTGCGCGACGACGACGCCTGCGACGCGGCGGCACTCGTTCTCTCCGAACTGGTCACCAATGCCGTGGTGCACACCGCGAGCCGGCGGATCATCTGCGAGCTCTGCGCGGATTCGGAGAAGCTGCGAATAGCCGTACGTGACGAAGGCTGCGGTTCAGGGATGCCGCGCCCGGTGCACAGGGGGGCCGACGATGAGCACGGGAGGGGATTGCTTCTCGTCGACGCGGTGAGCAGCGCGTGGGGCGTCCACGAAGCGGGGCCCGATATCGGGCGCACGGTGTGGGCGGAGTTGCGGCGGACGGCGCCGTCGGTGACGACGACAGCGGCGGCGTACGCGTAGAGGCACGGAACGGAACGATCGAGCGTGGCAGTGACTGCGAGGGCAGTGGCACGGGCGGGGGGCATGTGAGCGCGGGTACGGTGCGGCCGTTGGACTTGAACACCTTGGTCCGTCTGTCGCGACGGCGGCAGCGTGCCGGTGGACCACCGGCACCGCGGCCCCTGCGGCTCGACCTGCCCGAGGGGATGACCGAGCCGCTCGGCCGCGACGCGGTGGCGGTGCCCGCGGCGCTGGGCCCCGGCCTGATGTCCCGGCTGGCCCGGGTGGGGTGTGTGTACGAGGACGGGGCGCGGTGGTGGTGGATCGTTCCCGCGGACTCCGACGTGGCGATGGAGTGGCCCGCGCCGGTCGCGTACTCGGCGGGGGCGGTGGTGCGGGACGCGGACTGCCGTCCGGTGCTGATCAACCGTCCTGCGGACGACGTCCCCTATACGCCGCCGATTCCGTTGTACCTGGAGCTGTGCCGGGTGACGGGGACGGTGCCGGGGTGGTCTCGGGCCCTGACCGCGTGAGCGCGTAGCGTTCCGCTGGGCCCGGGTTCCGGGTTGGTCCGGTGCTTCGTCTGCGGGCGGGTGGGGGCTGGTCGCGCAGTTCCCCGCGCCCGCGTCCGAGGATGCCCGTGTCCGTGTCAGGCGGCCGTTGCCATCGCCTCGGACTCCTCCGTCACGCGCACGATCACCAGGAAGGCGTCCGACGCGAGGTCCATGACGACCTCGGCGGGCTGGCCCTCCTGCCGTCGGTTTCGCGCGAACTCCTCCGCGGGCCATGAGCCTCGCGGTCCGCCCGCGGGAAAACGTTCCAGTACCACTCGTCCGTTCATCATGATCCCTGTCCCCCGTCGTCGTTCCTTCGCGCGCGCTGTCGTTGCGTGCGCCGTATCGAAGAGAACGCGCGGGACGGTCCCATGGATGCGCGACGTGACGGAATCGAGACGGAGTCGGGGCATTTCCCAGGGTTCTCCCCGGGACCGCCTCCGGGTTCTGCCGGAACCTTCCCGGCTCTTCGCTCAGTCGTCGTACTCGTCGTGGTACCGGACCCGTGCGCTGCCCGCCGGCGCCCCGAACACCGACGCGCGCCCCGCGGGCTGTTCCCACTCCTCCTGCCGGCCGAGCGCGGTGAGGTCGAGGAGGCTCGTGGTGGAGCCGATGCCGTCCAGGCCGCGGGCGAACGTGGCATACGTGTGGAAGATCCGGTCGCCGTACCTCAGGAAACAGTTGATCGCGGGCACGTCGTGCGGCTCCTCGGCCGAGGACGCCAGGAAGTCGTAGTTGAAGTCACCGCCGTTCGTCGAGAACCAGGGCACGGTCCAGCCCATCCGCGCCTTGAACGTCAGCAGCTTGGTGAACGGCGCGCGGGACACGGCCACGAAGTTCGTGTTGCGGGCCCGCAGGTGCGCGAGGTGCCCGATCTGGTCGAGGAACCCTGAGCAGCTGCGGCAGCCCGCGTCCCATTCCGGGGCGAACATGAAGTGGTAGACGATCAGTTGGTCCCTGCCGTCGAACAGGTCGAGCAGGGTGGCCTTCCCGTCGTATCCGTCGAAGTAGTACTCCTTGTCGACCTCGACCATCGGCAGCCCCCGCCGCTCCGCGTTGAGCGCGTCGCGCGCGCGGGTGGCGGCCTTCTCCTTGGCCAGCAGCTCCTCACGCGCGATGAGCCACTCCTCGCGCGTGACGATCTCCGGAAGTCCCATGGTGTGTCTCCTCCACCCGTCGGGCGCGTACGTCTGCGATACGGCTTCGATACGGCTTCGATACGTCTGCGAAGGGTGGACCGGCGGGCTTCGCGGAACTCATCGCTCGCGGGTGAAGAAGTTCCGGAGAACTTTCAGAGCGTCGCGGGGTGTTCGAGCAGACCCTGGATCCCATCGACGGACGCCACCGGATCTCGTCCCTGGGGACGGCCGGGGCGAGGAGGGCGACGTGTCCCGCGGTGGCGCGGTCGAGGGGGAGGCGGTCGGGCAGCCGCCCTACCCTTCGTACTCCTGGATCCGCTTCCCATGGCTGCGGTCGACGAGCTCGGGCAGCAGTCCGCTCAACTCGCCGACGATGTCCGGCACATCGAGGGTCAGCAGCTCGCGGTCGCGCATCAGGACTCGTCCGGCAACGATCGTCGTGCGTACGTCGGCGGAACGCGCGCTGTGCACGAGGGTGGCCGCGAGGTCGTGCACGGGCTGGGTGTGCGGGCCCGTCATGTCGACGAGGACAAGGTCGGCCCGGTGCCCGGCGGCGAGGCTGCCGATCTCGTCCCCCAGCCCGACGGCCCGCGCGCTCTGCAGGGTGGCGTGGTCCAGCGCCTGGCGGGCGGTGAGCCAGGTGGGGTCGCGCTCCACGGACTTCTGGACGAGCGCGGTGAGCGTCATGGACTCCCACACGTCGAGCGTGTTGTTGGACGCGGCGCCGTCGGTGGCCAGGCCGACCGGGACGCCCGCCTGACGCAGAGCCCGTACGGGTGTCGTGTCCCAGCCGAACTTCAGGTAGCCGCGGGGCGCGGAGGCGACGGCGACACGGCCGGAGCGCTCCGCTGCCCGGCGCAGGACGGGCAGGTCGCGGGCGGTGTCGAGACCGGTGACATGGGCGAGGAGCACGTCGGTGTCGAGGAGCCCGGCCCGTTCCAGGATCTCGATGGGGGTAAGGCCGTGGCGGGCCAGGCTGTTGTCGGTCTGTTCGCGGTTCTCGGCGGCGTGGATGTGGACGAGGAGGCCGTGCCGCCGGGCGAGTTCGGCGGTCGCGGCGAGGTCGGGCTCGTCGACGGTGTACGGGGCGTGCGGGGCGAGGCACGTGGTGACGCGCCCGTCGGCCGCGCCACGCTGCCGGAGCGCGAAGTCGAGGGAGGCGGCGCGTCCTTCGGGGCCCTGCGTGCTGAAGTACGCCTGGCCGAGGACGGCGCGCAGGCCGCTCTCCTCGGTGGCGGCGGCGACCTCGTCCATCGCGAAGTAGTGGTCGGCGAAGGTGGTGACGCCGCCGCAGATCATCTCGGCGCAGGCGAGCCGCGCGCCGAGCCCGACGACGCGTTCGGTGAGGTTGGACTCGACGGGCCAGATCCAGTCGTTGAACCACGCGTGCGCAGGCAGATCCTCGGCGAGCCCGCGCAGGGCGACCATCGGTGTGTGGGTGTGGCAGTTGATGAGGCCGGGGAGGGCGAGGGTGCCGCGGCCGTCGAGGTGTGTGGTGCGTGTGGGGGTGAAGGCGGGGGTGGAAGCGGGGGTGGATGTGGGGCTGCCCCCGGGGTCGTGGGCACCCGGTGCGACCGAGGTGATGAATCCGTCCCGTACGGCGATCGTCGCGTCCTCGACGAAGACGATCTGGCCTCGCGGGTCGTGGGTCAGCGCGGTGCAGCCGGTGATGACGAGGTCGGCGGGGCCTTCGTGGCTGTTGGGGCCTGCGGGCCTCTCGGGGCCTACGGGGCCGTCGGGGCCGTCGGGGCCGTCGGGGCCATACGCGGTGAAACCGGCGGGTCCTGGCGCGGGAGGCGGCGTCATCTTTTCAAGGTAGTGCGAGTGCGCATCCGGCAGCCCTGTCGCGGGGACGGTTTCGCGGGCACGCTGGCCCTACCCGCCGATCGGCCGAGGGGACAGGGACCAGGCAGTCGGAAGAGGCAGTCGGACGAGGGAGTCGGGCGATGATCATCGGCACGTGGAACCTGGAGAACCTCTACCGCCCCGGCGGACAGTTCGGCCCCAAGGACAAGGCCGCGTACGAGGCGAAGCTGGCCTCGCTCGCGGCGACGATCACCTCACTGCGGCCGAGCGTCCTCGGGGTGCAGGAGGTCGGCGACCCGGCGGCGCTGGAGGATCTGGCGGGTCTCCTCGAGGGCACCTGGCACGTCACGCTCTCGCAGCACGCCGACGACCGGGGCATACGGGTCGGCTTCCTCACCAGCCTCCCCGTCTTCGTCGTCGCCGACGAGGTCGGGTTCCCCGAGCCGGTGCGGCCGGTGCAGGTCGACGACTCGGGCCGGACGACAACGCGGGCCGGACGGGGCGTCCTGGCGGTGACGGTGTCGACGCGGGCGTTCTTCTTCGACGCGGTGGTCTGCCACCTCAAGTCGAAGCTGCTGTCGTACCCCGGCGGGCGCTTCTTCCCGCACAACGAGGGCGAACGCGCGCGGTACGGCGCGTACGCCCTGTACCGCCGCTCGGCCGAGGCGACGGCGGTACGTGCCGTCGCCGACCAGCGGCTGCGGGGCGACGGCCGGGAGCACGGGGTCGCCGTGCTCGGGGACCTCAACGACGAGGTCGGGGCCGCGACGACGCAGATCCTGCTCGGCCCGCCCGGCTCCGAGATCGGCACGCCCGGCTTCGACCGCCCGGACAAGGGCGACGCGACGCGGCTGTGGAACGTCGCGCCCTTGATCCCGGCCGATCAGCGCTTCTCCCGCATCCACGCGGGCCGCCGCGAACTCATCGACCACGTGCTGGTGAGCCGCGGGCTGATGGACCAGGTCCGCGGCGCGGGCACGGGCGCTCCGGGCGCCGCGGCGAGTGCGCTGCCGTCGGTGGAGGACGGGGACCCGGCGGTTCGGAGGGAGGCGGCGGGGTCGGACCACGCGCCGGTGTGGATACGGATCCAGCCGTAGGGCCGGGGGCAGGGCCCCGGGGGTCGGGGCCCCGGGGGTCAGGCCCCAGGAGGGCGAGGTCTGTATGGGGGTTCGGGGTGGCGGCGCGGGTGGGTTGAGGTTGAGCAGCAAGGGAAGCCCTAGGCTTCGCCCAGTCACCACACCCCACTGATCGCGCCCGCCCTCAGGAGCCCCACCGTGTTCGATCCCGCGCCGGAGCACCGGTCCGCGTCCCCCTCTCCCTACCCGTACGCCGAGAGCCACAGCGGCGACACCGAAGCGGGGCAGGCGCCCGCCCCGCACGCCCTCCTCGTACCCGTGCTCGGGCTGCTCGGCCGGTGGCGCGGCCGGGGCCGGGGCGAGTACCCGACGCTGTCCGCGGACTTCACGTACGCCCAGGAGGTGACGTTCAGCCACGACGGCCGGCCCTTCCTCCGTTACGAGGCCAGGGCCTGGCTGCTCGACGCCGACGACGCCCCGCTGCGGCCAGCGGCGCGCGAAAGCGGCTGGTGGCGGCTGCAGCCCGACGGCCGCGTGGAGGCGCTGGTCACCCAGCCCACCGGCATCGCGGAGATCGCGGTCGGCCACGCGGTCGACGGCACGGTCGACCTCTCCACCCATGGCGTGGCGCTCACCCCCACCGCCAAGGACGTCACGGCGACCCGCCGCCGCTACACGCTGACCGGCGACGACACGCTGACCTTCACCCACGACATGGCGGCGGTGGACCAGCCGATGCAGCACCACCTCTCGGCACGCCTGCGCCGCACGCGGTGAGCACGGAGACACGCGAACACGCGGAGGAAGCCGGGGCGACGGACTCGCACGGCTGGCCCGACCTCCCCGGCGACACGGCCCTGACGATCCGCGTCCCCGAGGCGAACCCCTTGGTGCGGGCCGGTTTCCCCGCCCACGTGACCGTGCTCTACCCGTTCCTCAACGAGTCCCGCCTGACCCCGAGCGCCCACGCAGACCTGACGGACCTCTTCGCCGCGCATCCCGCGTTCACCCTCACGTTCGACGCATTCCGCCGCTACCCGGGAGTCCTGTACCTCGCACCGACCCCCGAGACCCCCGTGCGTGCCCTCACTCGTTCCCTCACCACCCGCTGGCCGGAAGCGCTCCCCTACCGCGGCATCTTCACCCCGCCCCTGGCCCCCCACCTCACCCTGGCGAACGACGAGGGCCCCGACACCTGCGAGGCGGCCTACGACGCCCTGCAGTCCCAACTCGCCCCATGTCTCCCCCTGACCAGCCACGTGACCACCGTCCACCTGATCGTGACGGACGGCCCGGGGAAGGGCTGGCGGGACCTCAGGACATACCGGCTGGGGGCGGGGCGGGTGCCACCCCCGCGTGACACCGACAGGGGGCCAAAAAGGCCATAACGCTGGAAGAAGGGCATCGAACGCACCCGGCTCCGCTACGGTGTGCCGCCATGGCCCTCACCCTCCCCCGCCTCTCCGGTACCCGCCTCGCCGTGGCCGCCGCGGCGACCGCCGTGCTGGCCGTCGGCGCTCCGGCCGCCTACGCCTCGCTGGACGACGAAACGAAGCCCACGTCTTCCTCTGCCTCGTCGACAACCGTCTCGTCGACAACCGCCTCGTCGTCTGCCGCCGCGTCGACCGTCGCCCGGGGCAAGCCCTTCACCGAGACGCGGCTCTTCTTCGGTACGGAACGTCCCGACGGCGGACCCGCCGTGACGGACAAGCAGTTCATGGCCTTCATCGACGAGGAGGTCACGCCGGGCTTCCCCGACGGGCTGACCATCCAGAACGGGCGGGGGCAGTGGCGCGACTCCAACGGCAGGATCGAGCGGGAGCGTTCGTACGAGCTGATCCTGCTGTACCCGACGACCGAGGCGCGCGGGCGGGACGTCCAGATCGAGGAGATCCGCAGCGACTACGAGAAGAAGTTCGGGCAGGACTCGGTGGCGCGGCTCGACGAGCGGACCCGAGTGGACTTCTGAGACGTCCTGAGGACTCGTGGGGATCACTGCGGGTCCCTGCGGATCGATCCCTGCGGATCCCTGCGGATCCCTGCGGATCGATCCCTGCGGATCCCTGCGTTCCTCCAACGCGCCCCTGACCGGGCGAAATTCGCTGGCGCGCCGTCGCCTGGCGGCTGCAGGCTGATCCCCTATGAACCACCGGATACGGGCCCTGCACACCGACACGACCATCACCGTCTACCAGGCGTACGCCCCGGAACTCGGCGTCCCCGCGGCCCGCACCGGGCGGTTTCCCGCCGCCTGGAAGCGGGACCGGATGACGTGGATCAAGCCGTCCTTTCTGTGGATGATGTACCGCTGCGGGTGGGCCACCAAAGAGGGCCAGCAGACGGTCCTTGCCCTTGAGATCACCCGTGAGGGCTTCGACTGGGCGCTGCGCCACGCGTGCCTCTCGCACTACGTGCGTGGCCTCCACGCCGACCGCGACACGTGGAAGCGCGCATTGCGACGCTCTCCCGCTCGCGTCCAGTGGGACCCGGAACGCGACCTCCACCTCGACACGCTCCCCTACCGGAGCCTCCAGTTGGGGCTCTCCGGCGAGGCGTCCCGCTCTTTCGCGGACGAATGGACGGTCTCGATCACCGACGTCACCGACCGCGCCCGGGAGATCCACGGACTCGTGCGGGACGGGGACGAGGAGTCGGCGGCGCGGCTGCTGCCGGAAGAGCGCCCGTACCCGGCGGGCGACGACCTCTTGTCCCACCTCCGGCCCTGATCCGAGCCTGGTCTACGTCTACCTCTACCTCTACGCCTCCGCCACGCCCGCCAGCGCCCCCACCGGATCGACGTCCGCCTCCCCTTCGGGCCACCAGTCGTCGCCGCCCGGCTCGCTCCGGTACGGGTACCAGCGGCCATCCGTCCCGTAGCGGAGCTGGAGCGTGCCTTCCGCGTTGGTGAGCCGGTTGCGGTGGATCGTCATCCGGGGCAGGTCGGCCGCGACGAGGGCGCCGCGGGCCCGGTCGAAGGGCCCGGCCGGCGGATCCCAGGAAGTCTCCAGGGTCGCCAGGCCCGCCTCGCCGCCCTGCCGCCAGGCCGCGGCGGCGCGGGAGAGGTCGGCGGGGGTGCGCCCCACCGACCTGGCCAGTTCGGCGAACTGACGGCTGAAGGTGCGGCGACCCGTGAGCCCGGGATGCGAGGCCGCGAGTCGGACCGCGTCGTGCCAGGGGGAGTCGTCCGCCGGGAAGGCCTCCGCGCCTGTCTCCGCCGTCAGGAACGCGTGGGCCCTGCGCGCCGCGTCCGTGATCAGAAACTCCAACGCCGTAGGGTCCGGCGCCCCGGGAAGTGCGGGCAACACGGGGGGCTCGCCCGGGTGCGAGGGCGGCGGAAGCGGGGCAGGCAACGGTGAGCGACAGGTCGTGGCGAGAGCCTCCCGGGCCGGAACGCCGGGGAGGACGAGACCGTGGTCCGGGGGCGCCGGTTGCTCGCCGGTGCGGGCGGAGGGGCTGCCCGGGGATGGCTGCCGGCCGCCCCCGGCCGGGGCGGGGGCACCGGCCGCGTGAAGTTGCTGATCGCCGCCCGGGTACGGGTGCGGCTGCTGTTCGCCGGGCAGGGCAGGGGTGCTGGCCGCGGGGGCAGGGGCGCCGGTGGCGGGTGGGTGCTGTTCGCCGGGCACGGCGGGAGCACTGCCCGAGTCCGACTGCCGCCCGCCGGGAGGGACGGAGGCACCGGCCACGTGGAGTTGCCGGTCGCCGCCCGGGTACGGGTGCGGGTGCTGTTCGCCGGGCAGGGCGGGAGCGCTGTGCGGGCCGGGCTGTCGTCCGGCCTGCGGGGCCGGGCTGTCGTCCGCGTGCTGCTCCTCGACCGCGGGGGCGGTGCCGTCGGTCGCGGGCGCCTGATGCCTGCCGGTGGCTACGTGGTTGC
This window encodes:
- a CDS encoding ATP-binding protein, with the protein product MTPPAPLRTEATEGRPGVLAEASPEGAEVCVSFALAPRPGSVAQARRLMRTQLDGWAVRDDDACDAAALVLSELVTNAVVHTASRRIICELCADSEKLRIAVRDEGCGSGMPRPVHRGADDEHGRGLLLVDAVSSAWGVHEAGPDIGRTVWAELRRTAPSVTTTAAAYA
- a CDS encoding DUF899 domain-containing protein — translated: MGLPEIVTREEWLIAREELLAKEKAATRARDALNAERRGLPMVEVDKEYYFDGYDGKATLLDLFDGRDQLIVYHFMFAPEWDAGCRSCSGFLDQIGHLAHLRARNTNFVAVSRAPFTKLLTFKARMGWTVPWFSTNGGDFNYDFLASSAEEPHDVPAINCFLRYGDRIFHTYATFARGLDGIGSTTSLLDLTALGRQEEWEQPAGRASVFGAPAGSARVRYHDEYDD
- a CDS encoding amidohydrolase, encoding MTPPPAPGPAGFTAYGPDGPDGPDGPVGPERPAGPNSHEGPADLVITGCTALTHDPRGQIVFVEDATIAVRDGFITSVAPGAHDPGGSPTSTPASTPAFTPTRTTHLDGRGTLALPGLINCHTHTPMVALRGLAEDLPAHAWFNDWIWPVESNLTERVVGLGARLACAEMICGGVTTFADHYFAMDEVAAATEESGLRAVLGQAYFSTQGPEGRAASLDFALRQRGAADGRVTTCLAPHAPYTVDEPDLAATAELARRHGLLVHIHAAENREQTDNSLARHGLTPIEILERAGLLDTDVLLAHVTGLDTARDLPVLRRAAERSGRVAVASAPRGYLKFGWDTTPVRALRQAGVPVGLATDGAASNNTLDVWESMTLTALVQKSVERDPTWLTARQALDHATLQSARAVGLGDEIGSLAAGHRADLVLVDMTGPHTQPVHDLAATLVHSARSADVRTTIVAGRVLMRDRELLTLDVPDIVGELSGLLPELVDRSHGKRIQEYEG
- a CDS encoding endonuclease/exonuclease/phosphatase family protein; this translates as MIIGTWNLENLYRPGGQFGPKDKAAYEAKLASLAATITSLRPSVLGVQEVGDPAALEDLAGLLEGTWHVTLSQHADDRGIRVGFLTSLPVFVVADEVGFPEPVRPVQVDDSGRTTTRAGRGVLAVTVSTRAFFFDAVVCHLKSKLLSYPGGRFFPHNEGERARYGAYALYRRSAEATAVRAVADQRLRGDGREHGVAVLGDLNDEVGAATTQILLGPPGSEIGTPGFDRPDKGDATRLWNVAPLIPADQRFSRIHAGRRELIDHVLVSRGLMDQVRGAGTGAPGAAASALPSVEDGDPAVRREAAGSDHAPVWIRIQP
- a CDS encoding FABP family protein, producing MFDPAPEHRSASPSPYPYAESHSGDTEAGQAPAPHALLVPVLGLLGRWRGRGRGEYPTLSADFTYAQEVTFSHDGRPFLRYEARAWLLDADDAPLRPAARESGWWRLQPDGRVEALVTQPTGIAEIAVGHAVDGTVDLSTHGVALTPTAKDVTATRRRYTLTGDDTLTFTHDMAAVDQPMQHHLSARLRRTR
- a CDS encoding 2'-5' RNA ligase family protein, encoding MSTETREHAEEAGATDSHGWPDLPGDTALTIRVPEANPLVRAGFPAHVTVLYPFLNESRLTPSAHADLTDLFAAHPAFTLTFDAFRRYPGVLYLAPTPETPVRALTRSLTTRWPEALPYRGIFTPPLAPHLTLANDEGPDTCEAAYDALQSQLAPCLPLTSHVTTVHLIVTDGPGKGWRDLRTYRLGAGRVPPPRDTDRGPKRP
- a CDS encoding DUF3574 domain-containing protein, which encodes MALTLPRLSGTRLAVAAAATAVLAVGAPAAYASLDDETKPTSSSASSTTVSSTTASSSAAASTVARGKPFTETRLFFGTERPDGGPAVTDKQFMAFIDEEVTPGFPDGLTIQNGRGQWRDSNGRIERERSYELILLYPTTEARGRDVQIEEIRSDYEKKFGQDSVARLDERTRVDF
- a CDS encoding DUF4291 domain-containing protein → MNHRIRALHTDTTITVYQAYAPELGVPAARTGRFPAAWKRDRMTWIKPSFLWMMYRCGWATKEGQQTVLALEITREGFDWALRHACLSHYVRGLHADRDTWKRALRRSPARVQWDPERDLHLDTLPYRSLQLGLSGEASRSFADEWTVSITDVTDRAREIHGLVRDGDEESAARLLPEERPYPAGDDLLSHLRP
- a CDS encoding SWIM zinc finger family protein; translation: MSETSRMGSGRVFPALPKHPDPGAPFATSWWGNAWIDALEESALDQARLARGRTYAREGAVDTITVAPGRIVAYVHGSRPRPYRAEIRMRTMLPEHWDRFLDVVATDPARIAALLDQEMPHALADAADRADVPLLPGARELAPSCTCPDRGHPCKHAAALAYQTARLLDADPFVLLLLRGGEEQDLLDELARRNARRGAAEAAEARRGPLRGAETTDEPRAARAPRDPRSAAGERTGTESAGEHPSDRPEPAAEATPPDEHEPGPYLAPAFVDGNHVATGRHQAPATDGTAPAVEEQHADDSPAPQAGRQPGPHSAPALPGEQHPHPYPGGDRQLHVAGASVPPGGRQSDSGSAPAVPGEQHPPATGAPAPAASTPALPGEQQPHPYPGGDQQLHAAGAPAPAGGGRQPSPGSPSARTGEQPAPPDHGLVLPGVPAREALATTCRSPLPAPLPPPSHPGEPPVLPALPGAPDPTALEFLITDAARRAHAFLTAETGAEAFPADDSPWHDAVRLAASHPGLTGRRTFSRQFAELARSVGRTPADLSRAAAAWRQGGEAGLATLETSWDPPAGPFDRARGALVAADLPRMTIHRNRLTNAEGTLQLRYGTDGRWYPYRSEPGGDDWWPEGEADVDPVGALAGVAEA